CCATTCTGGGCGGTGCTGGAACCCTAATGGGACCGGTGCTTGGTGCAGGCTTCATCAAGTATTTCGAGAATATTTTCTCGAAGATCAACGACAACATCCTGCATGGCTGGTTCGCGGCGCTGCCCGACGGGCTCGAAGATGCGATTGTCTTCATGCTGCACCCGTTCATCGGCAAGGGCTGGCACCTGACCCTCGGTCTCTTGTTCATGCTGGTGGTCATATTCCTTCCGGGCGGATTGCTCGAAGGTGGACAGCGCATCCGGAACTGGTTCAAGCGCGAAAAGAAACCCGACATTCCGCCCAAGGACCCCGAACATCACCCCAAACCGAGCCCCCAAGTGGTCTGATGGAGATAGCGAATAATGGGCATTCTTGAAGTCAAGGACGTTAACAAGCGCTTTGGTGGTCTGCAGGCGCTCGGTAATGTCAATCTGTCAGTGGCCGAAAACTCGGTTCACGCGATCATCGGCCCCAATGGTGCGGGCAAGTCGACCTTGCTCAACTGCCTCGTTGGTAAACTGGAGCCGGACACCGGAACCGTCACCTTTCAGGGCCAGTCTGTACTTGGCAGGACTCCTTATGAAATCAATCAGATGGGGATCAGTCGCGTGTTTCAAACACCGGAGATTTTCACCGATCTGACAGTGATGGAAAACATGCTCATCCCTTGCTTTGCCAAGCGGGATGGAGCCTTCCGGATGCATGCTTTTGAATCGGTGGCCAACGAGAAGGAAATCATCGAGCGAGCCGAGCATATGCTTGAAGAGGTCAAGATGACCGAAAAGCTCCACATGATGGCTGGTTCGATGTCGCGCGGCGACAAGCGGCGTCTCGAAATGGCGATGTGTCTGGTGCAGCAGCCGAAGCTGTTGCTGCTCGACGAGCCGACCGCCGGCATGGCGCGGGCGGATACCAACAACACCATCGATCTTCTCAAGGAGATCCACGAGAAGCACGACATCACCATCGCCATCATCGAGCATGACATGCATGTGGTCTTTTCTCTCGCTCAGCGCATCACGGTACTGGCGCAGGGGACACCGCTGGTCGAGGATGTGCCGGAAAAAATCAAGGGCCATCCGAAGGTCAAGGAAGCCTATCTTGGAGAAGCAGCATGACGGATCTCGGACTAGAAGCAACCCAGCGTCCGGCTGATCAGCGGACCGACTTTTCCAAGCATGCCAATGTGGCGGCGACTGCGCCCGCTTTCCTGTCGGTGCATGACATTCACGCCTATTACGGCGAGAGCTATATCGTGCAGGGCGTCTCCTTCAATGTTCATGAGGGCGAGATTCTCGCGCTTCTGGGGCGCAACGGAGCGGGCAAGACTTCGACGCTCAGGGCCATTGCCCGGCTTGACAATCCGCATCTCACCTATGGCGAAATCTGGCTTGATCATCAGCATCTGCACACAATGGCAAGCCACGAGGCGGCCCGGGCCGGAATGATCCTCGTGCCGGAAGATCGCCGGATCATTCCCGGTTTGACGGTGGAGGAAAATCTGCAACTGGCGCAGATCGTCGAACCGATCGGCTGGAGCATCGAACGGCTTTATGATCTCTTCCCGCGTCTTGGTGAACGGCGCAATCAGGAGGGGGTGACCCTGTCGGGTGGTGAACAGCAGATGCTGGCGATTGCCCGGGCGCTTGCCCGTGACATCAAGGTGCTGTTGCTTGACGAGCCTTACGAGGGTCTGGCGCCAGTCATCGTCGATGAAATCGAGAAGACGCTTGAGATCATCAAGAGCCAGGGCATCACGACCATCCTCGTCGAGCAGAATGCCATCCGTGCGCTGGAGCTGGCTGATCGCTCGGTCATTCTCGACACCGGTTCGGTGGTGTTCGATGGCACGGCGAAGGAAGTGCTCGACAACAAGGAATTGCGCGAGAACTATCTGGCCATCTGATCATATTGGTCTTTACTTGAACCCGTCCCGAATGGCCGCTGCTTGGGCCGTCAGGGCGGGTTTTTGTATTGGCGTTAGGGCAAGAGACGCGGCCAGATCTCTCCTGCCACAAGCTAAAATCTCCCGACATAATCGCGCCACAAAGTCAAAGTACTTTACCATGCAAAGTTATTTGCATGAGATGCGCGATGAATGATTTGAACCGGGCTTTGGTCGACATTGCCAACATTCGCAGCCAGATGGCGGCTGGAACAGTCTTTCAGGGCTTTGGCCCGGCCGTGATCGGGGTTTCCGGTGTGCTGGCTTTCTTGACTATGGCTGGGCAATTGCTCTGGCCGGAGCTGCTGGTGCGCTCTGAGGCGACGATGCTTTGGCTCTGGATCGGCGTTGCTGTTTTTTCTTTCCTGCTGATCGCGATTGAGACCCGTGCCCGTGCTCGGCGCTTTCACGGCGGTTTGGCCGATGAGATGGTGCAGAATATGGTTCTGCAGTTCATGCCCATCGGCTTCGCCGGTGCTGCGGTGGGTGCGGTCATTCTTTTCTATAGTCCCGGAGATTTCTGGCTGCTGCCCGGCCTGTGGCAGATGCTTGTCGCGCTCGGTCTGTTTGCTTCGCAGCGCAGCCTGCCGCAACAGATCATGCTGGCCGCTGCCTGGTATTTTCTCTCCGGTGTTGTCGTCATGATCCTTGGGGCCGAGGCTGGGGCGGCAAGCGTCTTGATGATGGGGGTGCCCTTTACCATCGGTCAATTCATGCTCGCCGGGTTGCTGCATGTTGCCGAAAGGAGAGAGAGTGATGTCTGACCAATCGAGCGGGCCCTTTGCCTATGACGGTCTCGACAGGGTGCTGCATGAAAAGGCGCGCCTCAGTTTGTTGACCTCCCTTGTCGCTCATCCCAAGGGCCTGAGTTTTGGCGACTTAAAGAGACTGTGCGGTCTCACGGACGGAAATCTGTCCCGGCATCTCAAGGTGCTCCATGAGGCCAATATCGTTGAAATCGAGAAGACCTTTGTGAAGAACCGCCCGTTGACCTCGTGTCGTTTGACCAAGGAGGGGCGGCAGCGGTTTCTCGACTATCTCTCTGTTCTGGAGCAGGTGGTCAAGAACGCCAGTGAGCTTCTGGAGACGAACGAAAAGGGTGAAAGAACAAATGAGGCAGGTTTTGGAGAGCTCGGCACCAAGCCGAGCTGACGGGACGCCTGTATTTTTTTGAGAAGGAACTTTGTAATGCAAAGTAATTTGTCTGTTAATGCAAAAGGGTTGGGCCTTCAGCGGGCCGTGCTGCCAGTCGAAGAGGTCAGCGAGGACAATGGGCTCCATGTGGCGCTCATAATGGATGGCAATGGCCGTTGGGCGACATTGCGAAAATTCCCGCGGATCTATGGTCACAAGATGGGTATCGAAGCCGTGCGCAAGGTCATTGAGGCTGCGCCGCGCAACAAAATCGGGATGCTGACCCTTTATGCCTTCTCCTCGGACAACTGGAAGCGTCCGCCAGAAGAGGTGACCCACCTGTTCTCGCTACTGAAGAGCTATTTGCGGCAGGAAGTCGACAGCTTTGTCGAGAAGGGCATCCGACTGGTGTTCATCGGTAGACGGGATCGCATTGCCGAGGGCTTGCGAGCCGAGATTGAAGCGGCGGAGCAGAAGACCCGTTATGGGGAGGCGCTCATCGTCCGGATCGCGCTTGATTATTCAGGACGAGAACAGATCCTGATGGCTCTCGCCGATCTTCCGTGTGCGACGCCTGAGGCACTGTCTTTTGCCCTCAGCGGTGTCGGGAAGGACTGGCCTGTCGATCTGCTCATCCGAACCTCGGGCGAGCAAAGGCTGTCCGATTTTCTTCTTTGGGAATGCGCTTATGCGGAATTCTATTTCTCTCCCATCCACTGGCCGGATTTTGACGGCAAGGCTCTGGGCGAGGCGGTGGGAGCCTACCTACAGCGAGATCGGCGCTTTGGGTCGATCAAGACCTGATCCGTTGAGCCTGTCCCGCCAATTTCGGCGCTAGACAGCGGGACGTTCCAACTTTTCCTTCACATCATGGGGCTTGTTTCATGCCTGGTAAATTGACTCACCTGCTGCCTTTTTCGGCGGCGTTCGAAAAGCTGTGCCTTCGTCATCGTTTCTGGGTTTCGGCTGCGCTGCTCTTTCTGCTCGTGCTCCTGTTCGATTGGCTGTTCTATCGAGAGGATAGTGGCCTCACGCTGACGATTGCCTTTGCTGCCATTGGTGCGGCGTCTTTTCTCAGCCGACGGCGGCTTTCCAATGAGGGGCCGTCATTGCTCCATATTGTTGGGCTCTTCTTGTTGGCTCTGTTGCCGGGGATCGAGACGCCTAGCGTCCTGAGCTTCCTGTTTGGGCTGTTAGGGCTGATCATGATGGCCTTTGCCTTGAATGGGGTGGCGCGCAAGGATCCGCTCGCTTGGCTCGGGGCGGGGGTCGAGTTCCTCCTGCGCCTTACGGGTCGGTCAGTGCGGGACCTTTGGGTCGTGGCGGCCATCGGGCGGCGGCGCGGTGCCGTCTGCAATCCGCTCGGGCTGATTAGGATTGCGCTGATGCCGGTGATTTTCACGGCCGTGTTTTTCGTGATCTTCATGAAGGCCAACCCGCTTCTCGACCAGTGGTACAAGAATTTAGATCTGCACTATCTGATCGATCTGATGCCGAGGCCGGAGCGGATTTTTCTCTGGCTGTTCGTGCTGATCTTTTGCTGGCCCTTTTTGCGGCTGTCGCGAAAACTCTACCGCTCGACGCCGATTGGGCGGACGGCAGTGAACAATCTGTCGAGCGAGATCGGGTTTTTGAAGGCGCTCAGTCTGAATGAAAAGTCGGTCCTGTTGTCGCTCAGCCTTTTCAACGCGCTCTTTGCCTTGCAGAACGGAATGGATCTTCAGTTCTATCGTTCCGGGTCGGTGTTGCCGGAGGGCTACAGCTTTTCCCAGTTCGCCCATGAAGGCTCCTATGCCTTGATGGCGGCAACCATACTGGCGGCCTGTTTCATTCTTGTCTTTGATCCCGGAAAGGCGCGGGGGCGGGTGCCAAGCCTGATCAGAGGGCTGCTCTATCTCTGGGCCGGACAGACGATGATGCTGGTGGCGCTCGCCATGTGGCGCCTGCACATATATGTCGATGCCTACAGCCTCACACACTTCCGGCTTTGGACGCTCGTCTGGATGGGACTCATCCTGATTGGGTTGGTGCTGCTGATGATAAAGCTGGTGCGTGGGCTGACTGGTCGCTGGCTGATCAATGCCAACATCCTTTCCACCCTCATGGTGCTTTATGTGACTGCTTTCCTGAACTTTCCCCTGATTATCGCGACTTACAATATCGCGGTGGCCGAGGCTGATGTGGCCAAGACCCTTGATGGCGACTATCTGATCGCATTGGGGGAGGATGCCCTGCCCCCACTTGTGCGACTGCATAAAGAGCCGCGCTACAAGGATCTCAGAGAGCGGATCGTCTGGCGGTACAAGGACCCGCACGATCTCAGAGACGCGATCTGGTTTACTCCGAGACAGATGGCGCGAAAGCAAAGCGATTGGCGGCAATGGAGCTTTCGGCGCGCGCGGATCCTGTCCGGGTCAAATCCCTGAAGTCGGAACACGGCCGCCAATGACCGTTGTGAGTTCGTTTGCGGCTTGCATGACCGGTCTGCTCAGTCGCGCAATCTCCTCGGTTCTGATGCGGCTGGTCGGGCCGGAAACCGAGATGCCGGCGACAGCTTCCCCATTCATGTCATAGACCGGCGCGGCTATGCAGCGCATGCCGACATTCTTCTCCTCGTCATCGATTGAATAGCCCCGCTGACGGATGGCTTCCAGATCAGCTAGCAGCGTGCTGCGATCGGTGATCGTGTGGTCGGTGAAGGCCGGAAGGCCACTGCGGCGGAGGGTCCGGTCGAGCCGCTCGGGGTCCATGCTCGCGAGCAGGGCCTTGCCAATGCCGGAGGCATGGAATGGCGAGAGTGTGCCGGGAGGGAAGAAGGCGCGAATGTTGGCATGGGTCTCGACCTGGGTGAGGAAGAGTACAAAGCCTTCCTTCTCGATGCCGATGTTTGCCGTCTCGCCGGTGTTTTCCATCAGTTTGCGCAAGATTGGTCGGGCCCGTTCGACGATGCTTGTTCGGCGCAGGAAACGGGCCCCGATGACAAAGGCTTGCGGTCCGATGTGCCAGAGCTGTTCCTCATTATCGAACTCCACCAACCCATGGCCCTGAAGCGTAACGAGGATCCGGTAGATGGTGGCCGGTGACTGACCCATCTCCTCGGAAATGGTCGAAAGGGCCTTGCCCTGTTCCTCGCTGAGAAATTCGAAAACATACATCGCACGGTCAAGTGATTTGATCGTGTTCTGCTCGGTCGTGTCGTTCCAGTTGCGAGGGCGACCACGCGCCTTGCGCGTGCCCCGAGCGTCCATGTTGGTTGTGTTCATGAGAAGCTTCCAAGCGGCTATGAAAAACACTCTCATTCTATGAAAAATATAACACTCTGACAATGCTGATATAATTTCATTTTCGAACAGAAATGAAAAATAATTTCAAAAAAATATCACTCTTGACCAAAAAGGATTAAACTTGGCTTCAACAACCTTAAGTGTTGCTGTTCCGACACAAGGAGTCCCTTATGAACTTTCAGAATCCCGTCTTCATTCCGGGACCGACCAACATCCCCGAAACTCTGCGCAAGGCCTATGACATGCCGACGATCGACCATCGGTCATCGCTGTTCGGAGATATTCTGCAACCCGCGCTCGCTGGCGTGAAGAAGGTGATCAAGGGCGAGAGCACCGAGATTTTTGTCTTTGCTTCGACTGGTACCGGTGGCTGGGAAACGGCGATCTCCAACACCTTGAGCCCCGGCGACAAGGTCTTGGCTGCGCGCAACGGGATGTTTTCGCATAAGTGGATCGACATGTGCCGCCGCCATGGTCTTGATGTAGAGGTCGTTGAGGCTCCGTGGGGTGCCGGTTTGCCGGTCGAGCGCTATGCTCAGATCCTTGCAGCAGATACGGCTCACGAGATCAAGGTCGTTCTTGCTACGCATAACGAGACCGCAACCGGTGTGAGATCGGACATTGCAGGTGTCAGGAAAGCGCTTGATGCTGCCGGGCACCCGGCCATGCTGTTCGTTGATGGGGTATCCTCCATCGGGTCGATGGATTTCCGGTTTGACGAATGGGGTGTCGATGTTGCCGTCACCGGATCGCAGAAGGGGTTCATGCTTCCGGTGGGGCTGGCCATTGTCGGCTTTTCGCCGAAGGCCATGGATGCAACGGCATCTGCCCGCCTGCCGCGGACCTTCTTTGATGTTCTGGACATGAAGAAGGGTTATGCGGTCAATGGCTATCCCTATACGCCCGCCGTGGGCATGTTGAACGGTCTCAAGACCGCCTGCGACATGCTTTTGGGCGAGGGGCTGGAGATGGTCTTTGCCCGCCATCACCGGATTGCCCAAGGAGTGCGCGAAGCTGTCGCCGCATGGAACATGGAGCTTTGCGCTCTGACCCCGGATGTCTATTCCGATACGGTCAGCGCGATCCGGACGCCGGCGGGCTTTGATGCCACGCGGATCGTTACCCACGCAGCGGAGAAATACAATGTCGCCTTCGGGGCCGGGCTCGGCGACGTGGCTGGCAAGGTGTTCCGTATCGGCCATCTGGGTAGCCTCACCGATGTCATGACCCTGTCGGGTATTGCCACCGCCGAAATGGTCATGGCCGATCTGGGTCTTGATATCAAGCTCGGGTCTGGGGTCGCGGCGGCACAGGACTATTACCGGGCTCATACCGCCCTTGAGATCAAGGATGCAGCCTGATGGATACCACGCCTTTTCTCATTCCGACCTATGACGACATGCTGGCCGCGCATGAGCGCATCAAGCCGTATATCCGTCGGACACCGGTTCGGGTCTCCAACTATCTCAATGAGCTGACTGGTGCAGAGCTGTTCTTCAAGTGCGAGAATTTTCAGGAGCCGGGCGCCTTCAAGGTGCGCGGGGCGACCAATGCCGTGTTCGGTCTTGACGATCAACAGGCCATCAAGGGGGTTGCCACGCATTCCTCCGGCAATCATGCGTCCTGTCTGAGTTATGCGGCCATGCTGCGGGGCATTCCGTGCAATGTGGTCATGCCGCATACAGCGCCTCAGGCCAAGAAGGATACGGTGCGCCGTTATGGCGGCAAGATCACCGAATGCGAGCCTTCAACCTCGTCACGCGAGGAAACCTTTGCCCGTGTACAGGCCGCAACTGGTGGAGATTTCGTCCATCCCTACAATGACTTCCGTGTCATTGCCGGGCAGGGGACCTGCGCGAGGGAATTCATCGAGCAGACCGATGGTCTTGATGCTGTGGTTGCTCCCATTGGCGGCGGCGGCATGATTTCAGGCACTTGCCTGACGCTCTCGACCCTAGCCCCTGAAACTCTCGTTATCGCTGCGGAACCGGAGCAGGCTGACGATGCCTACCGCAGCTTCAAGGCGGGTTACATCATCGCCGATGATGCGCCCCAGACCATAGCCGATGGACTGCTGGTTCCGCTGAAGGATCTTACCTGGCATTTTGTCTCGAACCATGTGGCCGAGATCTACACGGCAAGTGACGAGGAGATCATCAATGCGATGAAGCTCATCTGGAAGCATCTGCGCATTGTCATGGAGCCCTCGAGCGCTGTTCCGCTGGCCACCATCCTGAAGAATCCTGACGCCTTCCGTGGGAAACGGGTCGGCGTCATCATTACCGGCGGCAATGTCGATCTCGACAGGCTACCGTGGCTCAAGTCCTGACCGGAGAGAGAAACATGACCATACAGACCGATTTCGACACGCTGGAAGTGGGCTTCGATGTGCCAGCCCTGCCGGGAATGAAGGAAAGCGAAATCCAGACTCCAGCCCTCGTGCTGGATCTTGATGCGCTGGAACGCAACATCACGAAGATGGGCGATTATGCCAAGGCTCATGGGATGCGTCATCGCGTGCACGGCAAGATGCACAAGTCCGTGGATGTGGCCAAGCTTCAGGAACGTCTTGGTGGTGCGGTTGGTGTGTGTTGCCAAAAAGTCAGTGAGGCAGAAGTCTTTGCCCGTGGCGGCATCAAGGATGTGCTGGTGTCCAATCAGGTGCGCGATCCGCTGAAGATTGATCGCCTTGTCCGGTTGCCGAAGACCGGTTCCCGCATCATCGTCTGTGTTGATGACATCGACAATGTGGCTGAGCTTTCAGCTGCGGCGGTCAAGCATGGCACCGAGCTTGAAGTCTTTGTCGAGATCGATTGTGGGGCTGGGCGCTGCGGTGTCACGACGACCGAAGATGTGGTCCTGATCGCCAAGGCAGTCGATGCTGCTCCGAACCTCAAGTTTACCGGCATTCATGCCTATCAGGGAGCCATGCAGCATCTGGACGCCTATGCCGATCGCAAGGCCAAGCTTGATGCCGCCATCGATATGGTGAAACAGGCTGTCGAAGGATTGCAGGCCGTCGGGTTGACGCCTGAGCTGATTTCAGGTGGCGGGACCGGCTCCTACTATTTCGAGTCCAACTCCGGTGTTTTCAATGAACTGCAATGCGGCTCCTATGCCTTCATGGATGCCGACTACGGTCGCATTCAGGACAAGGAAGGCAAGCGCATCGATCAGGGCGAGTGGGAGAATTCCTTCTTCATCCTCACCCAGATCATGAGCCACGCCAAGGCCGACAAAGCGATCTGTGACGCGGGGCTTAAGGCGCAGTCCGTCGACAGTGGCCTGCCGTTCGTGTTCGGGCGCAGGGATGTCGAATATATCAAATGCTCCGATGAGCACGGTGTGATCACCGATCCGAACGGAGCCCTGAAGGTGGGCGACAAGCTCAAACTGGTGCCCGGTCATTGCGATCCGACAGCCAACGTCCATGACTGGTATGTCGGCGTGCGCAACGGCATGGTCGAGTGCGTCTGGCCGATTTCTGCGCGCGGTAAGGCCTACTGACAAAGATCACATCTCCGGGCGGTCACGATGGCGCCGCCCGGTTTTCCGACTACGGGGAAACAGCATGTATATCGTTCCGGAAAAGGACATTGCCACTCTGGTTAATCGAAGTGACTGCTTCGATGCGGTGGAAAAGGTCTTTGCCTCAATGGCGCGGCGAAGAGCCTACAATTTTCCAGTGATCCGCGAGGCGATCGGTCATGCCGATGCGCTTTACGGTTTCAAATCCGGCTTTGACCGGGATGGTCTTGCTCTGGGGTTGAAGTCCGGTGGCTACTGGCCCGGCAACGAAGCAAAGGGTCTGACCAATCATCAATCGACCGTCATTCTGTTTGACGCCGATACAGGACGGGCACGGGCCGTGGTCGGAGGCAATCTATTAACCGCCTTGCGGACCGCTGCCGCATCTGCCGTCTCGATTAAGCATCTGGCGCGCGAGGACGCGAAAGTGCTGGGCATGATCGGGGCCGGTCATCAATCCGCGTTCCAGATGCGTGCCGCGGTCGAGCAGCGGGACTTCGAGAAGGTCATCGGCTGGAATTACCATCCCGAAATGCTGTCGCGTCTGGAGCAGACCGCAACGGAACTGGGGCTTCCCTTCGAAGCAGTTGATCTCGATCGATTGGGCGCGGAAGCGGACGTGATCATCTCGATCACCTCGAGTTTTGCCCCGAGCCTGATGTCGCATCAGGTTCGTCCAGGCACTCATATCGCCTGTATGGGCACGGACACACGTGGAAAACAGGAGGTCGATGCTGCACTGGTGGTGCGGGCAACGGTCTTCACCGACGAAATCGAGCAGGCCATCACCATCGGTGAATGCCAGCATGCGGTGGCGGAAGGATCAATGGGCGCTGCCGACATCATCGAAATCGGATCGGTCATCAATGGCGACCGTCCCGGTCGCACTTTGGAGGAAGAAGTGACGCTATTCGACGGAACGGGGGTCGGTTTGCAGGACCTTGTCGTTGCTGAGGCCGTCGTAGCGCGCGCTGTTGAACAAGGAATGGCCATCGAGGTCGATTTCTGACGGACAAGCAGGGTGCAGTCGATGCAATCGATGCACCGATCTATAGGAGGATAGATATGGCCGAAATGACTGACACGGGGAGTAGGATGCAATCTCGGTATCGAGAGGGCGCAATCGACAAATGGGTGTTCTACCCGGCACTCATCGTCACCCTGATCATGGGTGTGTATTTTCTTTATGACCCCGCGGGGAGCAACGCGCTTCTGGGCAAGATCCACTCGTTCACGACCAACGAGCTGGGTTGGTTCTTTCTCGTCACGACCTTTGCAGCGGTTTCCTTCTGCCTCTATCTGGCCCTTGGCCGGATGGGCGGCATTGTGCTGGGTGATGCGGGTCAGAAGCCGACCTTCAGTACCTTCACCTGGCTCGGCCTGATCTTCACTTCCGGCACCGGTGGCTCCGTACTCTATCTTGGTAGCGTGGAGTGGATCTGGATCATGCAGTCGCCCCCCTTCGGCATCGAGGCAGGATCCAATGATGCAGCTCGATGGGCCTCTGCCTATGGCATGTTCCATTGGGGTCCAAGCGCTTGGGCCTGGTACATCTGCTGTGCCATTCCGATGGGCTATTTCTTCTTCATCCGCAAACAGAAAAACATGAAGATCAACGAGTTCGTTCGCCCGGTTCTGGGCAAACAGTCTGATGGACTTGCCGGTCATGCGGTGAACTTCCTCTACATGTTCGGCATGATCGGTGGCGTGATGACGTCGCTGGCACTTGGAACGCCTGCGATTTCCGGCGTGATTGTCTATCTGTTCGGCTGGGAAAGCTCGAATGCCTTCGTTGATACCTTCGTGATCTTCCTGTGGACCTTCATTCCGCTGGCAGCATTGATCTTCGGTCTCGAAAAGGGTGTTTCGCTTCTGTCCAAATGGAACGTGCGCCTCGACATCGCGTGGCTCATCGGCATTCTCATCTGTGGTCCGACGGCCTTCATTCTCAACCAGTCGGTGGATGGCCTCGGCCTGTTGTTGCAGAACTTCATCTATATGAGCTTTGTCACCGATGTGCTGCGCAAGACCGGCTTCCCGCAAGGCTGGACCGTGTTCTACTTTGCATGGTGGGTGGTTTATGCTGTGCCGTTCGGCCTCTTCATTGCCAAGATCTCCAAAGGGCGCACCATTCGCGAAATCGTCTTTGGCGGTCTGATCTTCGGGTCGCTGGGCTGCATGGTTTTCTACATGGTTCTGCCCGGTTTCGGCATTGAGCTGCAGACAACGGGTCAGGCCGATCTGATGGCTGCCATGAGCGAAGGCGGTCGCGGCAAGGTGGTCACCACCATGCTCTCGCATTTGCCTGTGTCCGCGCTGTTCATCTTCCTGTTCGGGTTGATCGCGCTGATCTCCTACATCACCGGGCACTGTGCGGTTGGCTACGCTCTGGCTGCTGCCACCCAGCAGGAACTGCGTGATGATCAGGATCCGGCGAAATGGAACGTCGCCTTCTGGCTGATCCTTGCCGGTGGTGTTTCTTTGGCGCTCTATTTCATCAACCCCGAGTCCCTCAAGCCTTTGCAGACGGTCTCCATTCTGACAGGCTTCCCGCTGGTCTTTGTGGTCTATCTGCTTTGCGCGTCTTTCATGAAGGCGATCAAACAGGATTATGCTCGGGGGCTGCCCGAACCGGACGCTGACGCCAAGATCTGGCTGAAACTGGACGCCAAGGCCCCTGCCGAATAATGGCGAGGCCGAGCGTCAGATGATGCGGCAACAAGGAGGGTCTCGCATGGTCGGGACCCTCATTCACGGCAACAACAATTCAATTCATGCCAGCAGCTCCGGGTTAGAGGCTGCAGGCCAGCGCGATCAGGTGCATTCATGACAAACGCCATCACCGAACCGAGCCGAACGACACCAGTTCTGATGGACACCGATGTCCTTGTCGTCGGCAGTGGGCCGTCCGGTCTTACTGCTGCCATCGCATCGGCTCGCACCGGAGCCAAAACGGTTCTGCTCGAACGATATGGCTGTTTTGGCGGTGTGCTCACGCAGGTAGGCGTCGAGAGCTTTGCCTGGTATCGCCACGAGGGGACCGAGGATTGTGAGGGGATCGGGCGGGAATATGAACGCCGGGCCAAAGCGCTCGGTTTTACGCGGCCCGAGCCGCAATCCATTTCCGAGGTGATTGACACCGAGGGGTTCAAATTTGTCGCCGACCGGATGATCGTCGAGGCGGGGGTCACTCCGCTGCTTCATTCTCAGGTCGTTGATGTGATCATGGAGGGCAATGCCCTCAAGGGTGTAATCATCGAGGGCAAGTCCGGACGCAAGGCCATCCTTGCCAAGCGCATTGTCGACTGCACCGGCGATGCCGATGTGGCCTACAAGGCCGGGGCGCCCTACACCAAGCGGGACAAGAGCGAGTTGATGGGCGTCACCGTGATGTTCACCTGTGCCGGGATCGACGTCGCCCGCTTCAACGATTTTGTCCGCAACGAGCTCAAGCCGACCTATGC
This window of the uncultured Cohaesibacter sp. genome carries:
- a CDS encoding beta-hydroxyaspartate dehydratase BhcB is translated as MDTTPFLIPTYDDMLAAHERIKPYIRRTPVRVSNYLNELTGAELFFKCENFQEPGAFKVRGATNAVFGLDDQQAIKGVATHSSGNHASCLSYAAMLRGIPCNVVMPHTAPQAKKDTVRRYGGKITECEPSTSSREETFARVQAATGGDFVHPYNDFRVIAGQGTCAREFIEQTDGLDAVVAPIGGGGMISGTCLTLSTLAPETLVIAAEPEQADDAYRSFKAGYIIADDAPQTIADGLLVPLKDLTWHFVSNHVAEIYTASDEEIINAMKLIWKHLRIVMEPSSAVPLATILKNPDAFRGKRVGVIITGGNVDLDRLPWLKS
- a CDS encoding 3-hydroxy-D-aspartate aldolase BhcC; its protein translation is MTIQTDFDTLEVGFDVPALPGMKESEIQTPALVLDLDALERNITKMGDYAKAHGMRHRVHGKMHKSVDVAKLQERLGGAVGVCCQKVSEAEVFARGGIKDVLVSNQVRDPLKIDRLVRLPKTGSRIIVCVDDIDNVAELSAAAVKHGTELEVFVEIDCGAGRCGVTTTEDVVLIAKAVDAAPNLKFTGIHAYQGAMQHLDAYADRKAKLDAAIDMVKQAVEGLQAVGLTPELISGGGTGSYYFESNSGVFNELQCGSYAFMDADYGRIQDKEGKRIDQGEWENSFFILTQIMSHAKADKAICDAGLKAQSVDSGLPFVFGRRDVEYIKCSDEHGVITDPNGALKVGDKLKLVPGHCDPTANVHDWYVGVRNGMVECVWPISARGKAY
- a CDS encoding iminosuccinate reductase BhcD, whose protein sequence is MYIVPEKDIATLVNRSDCFDAVEKVFASMARRRAYNFPVIREAIGHADALYGFKSGFDRDGLALGLKSGGYWPGNEAKGLTNHQSTVILFDADTGRARAVVGGNLLTALRTAAASAVSIKHLAREDAKVLGMIGAGHQSAFQMRAAVEQRDFEKVIGWNYHPEMLSRLEQTATELGLPFEAVDLDRLGAEADVIISITSSFAPSLMSHQVRPGTHIACMGTDTRGKQEVDAALVVRATVFTDEIEQAITIGECQHAVAEGSMGAADIIEIGSVINGDRPGRTLEEEVTLFDGTGVGLQDLVVAEAVVARAVEQGMAIEVDF
- a CDS encoding BCCT family transporter, which codes for MQSRYREGAIDKWVFYPALIVTLIMGVYFLYDPAGSNALLGKIHSFTTNELGWFFLVTTFAAVSFCLYLALGRMGGIVLGDAGQKPTFSTFTWLGLIFTSGTGGSVLYLGSVEWIWIMQSPPFGIEAGSNDAARWASAYGMFHWGPSAWAWYICCAIPMGYFFFIRKQKNMKINEFVRPVLGKQSDGLAGHAVNFLYMFGMIGGVMTSLALGTPAISGVIVYLFGWESSNAFVDTFVIFLWTFIPLAALIFGLEKGVSLLSKWNVRLDIAWLIGILICGPTAFILNQSVDGLGLLLQNFIYMSFVTDVLRKTGFPQGWTVFYFAWWVVYAVPFGLFIAKISKGRTIREIVFGGLIFGSLGCMVFYMVLPGFGIELQTTGQADLMAAMSEGGRGKVVTTMLSHLPVSALFIFLFGLIALISYITGHCAVGYALAAATQQELRDDQDPAKWNVAFWLILAGGVSLALYFINPESLKPLQTVSILTGFPLVFVVYLLCASFMKAIKQDYARGLPEPDADAKIWLKLDAKAPAE
- a CDS encoding FAD-dependent oxidoreductase, translating into MTNAITEPSRTTPVLMDTDVLVVGSGPSGLTAAIASARTGAKTVLLERYGCFGGVLTQVGVESFAWYRHEGTEDCEGIGREYERRAKALGFTRPEPQSISEVIDTEGFKFVADRMIVEAGVTPLLHSQVVDVIMEGNALKGVIIEGKSGRKAILAKRIVDCTGDADVAYKAGAPYTKRDKSELMGVTVMFTCAGIDVARFNDFVRNELKPTYADWGKNWDVITDGKEDDMFSPYMEEIFTRAHEEGIIPGDAQAIAGTWSSFTAEGEAMQLNMVYAFGFDCTDVLDITRGGN